The Cellulomonas shaoxiangyii sequence CCTCCGCGACCAGGGCACGCTCCTCCAGCGAGCGGACGAGCTCGCGGCGCGTGCCGACGTAGAAGCCGATCGCGACCAGCAGCCCCCAGACGAGCGCGGACAGCCCCAGCGCCGGCAGCAGCATCACGCCGACCCGCTCGTCGCGGACCACGGTCGCGTTCAGCATCTCGTTGGCGACCGAGCCCAGGAGCCAGACGCCGCCGACGGGCAGCAGCTCGCGCCACCGGCGGCGCGTGGCGAGCGAGACGAGCGCGAGGGCGGCCGGCCCGACCGCGAAGGTCGACACGGACGTCGCCGCGACGAGCAGCACCGCCACCACGACGGGCACCTGCCGGCGCAGCGGCAGCAGCGCGAGCGAGCCGAGCCCGATCAGGAGGTCGGCGGTGACGAGCAGCCCGATGCCGAGGGACCCGGGCTCGGGCGCGTTGGTCGACGCGTCCAGCACGACGACGGACCAGACGACGAGGCCGGTGCCCCCCGCCACGAGGTAGCGCCAGGTGCGCGACCACGGGCCGAGGCGCGGGGGGACGGGTGCGGGAGGGGGCATGTCCCGGAGCCTAGGGACGGCACCGCGTGCACCGGATCGGACCGGCGGACGCGACGTCTCCCCCGCCGGGGGGAGGTGGTGACGCTCCGCGGAGGACGGACCGCGGGTGCGCCCTCACGCCGGGCGGACGGGGGCGCGCGTGACGCCCACCGCCCCGCCGGGGCCGAGCGCCACCTCCACGCGGACGCGCCAGTCGTCCGACGAGGCCGGGAAGTCGGTGCGGGCGTGCCCGCCGCGCGACTCCTCGCGCGCGAGCGCCGCCTGCGTCAGCACCGTCGCGACCTGGTGGACGTTGGTCGTCTCCCACTCGGCGGTCTGCGGGGCGGCGAGGGCGCGGCCGTCGTCGTGCCGACGGTGGGCGTCGGTCGGCACGGCCGCGAGCGCGTCCACGGCGCGGCGCAGGCCGTCGCCCGACCGGAGCACGCCGGGCCCGTCGGTGGCCGCCCGCTGCACGCGCGAGCGCGCCGCCGCCGCCACGAGGGCCGCGTCCCCGGGCCGCTCGACCGGGTCGCCGTCCGTGAGGAACCCGCCCTCCAGGCGCGCGACCACGTCCCGCGCGGCCCGGTGCGCGAACACCAGCCCCTCGAGCAGCGAGTTCGACGCGAGCCGGTTCGCCCCGTGCACCCCCGTGCACGCGACCTCCCCCACCGCGTACAGCCCCGGGACGGACGCCCGCCCGTCGAGGTCCGTCACGACCCCGCCCGAGTGGTAGTGCTGGGCGGGCGCGACCGGCACGAGGTCGGTCGTCAGGTCGATGCCGTGCTCGAGCAGCCGCGCGTGGATCGTCGGGAAGCGGCCGCGCAGGAAGTCGGGGCCCAGGTGGCGCGCGTCGAGCCAGACGTGGTCGGTGCCCGTGGCGGCGGTGCGCCGCACGATGGCGTGCGCCACGACGTCCCGGGGCGCGAGCTCGGCCAGCGGGTGCTCGTCCGGCATGAACCGGAAGCCGTCGGTGTCGAGCAGGTACGCGCCCTCGCCGCGGACGGCCTCCGAGACGAGCGTCAGCTGGCCCTTCACGCCCGAGCCGAGCCACAGCACGGTCGGGTGGAACTGCACGAACTCCAGGTCCGCGAGCCGGGCGCCCGCGCGCAGGGCCGCCGCGATGCCGTCGCCCGTGGCGAGCGCCGGGTTGGTCGACGAGCGGAACACCTGCCCGATCCCGCCCGTGGCGAGCACCACGGCCGGGGCCAGCGCCGCCCCGACGCCGTCGCGGGAGCCCTCCCCGATGACGTGCAGCGTCACGCCGCGCACCGGACCGGGTGCGCCGTCGGGACCGGGCTCGCCCGTGAGCACGTCGAGGACCAGCGCGTGCTCGACGACCTCGATGCCCGGGTCGTCGCGGACCGCCACGATCTGCGCCACGAGCGCGCGGGAGATCTCCGCGCCCGTCGCGTCGCCGCCCGCGTGCGCGATGCGGTCCGTGAGGTGGCCGCCCTCGCGGGTCAGGCTGATCGCGCCGTCGGGACCGGTGTCGAAGACCGCACCACGGGCCACAAGCTCGTGCACCCGGGCGGGCCCCTCCGTCACGAGCACCTCGACCGCGCGCGGGTCGCACAGGCCGGCGCCGGCCACCAGCGTGTCGTGCAGGTGCGCCGCGGGCGAGTCGCCGGGGTCGAGGGCCGCGGCGATGCCGCCCTGCGCCCACACCGTCGACCCGGACGACAGCACGTCCTTGGTCACGAGCAGCACGCGGCGCACCCGCGTGCGCAGCTCGAGGGCAGCGGTCAGCCCGGCGACGCCGGAGCCGACGACGACCGCGTCCGCGTGCACCGTCCAGCCGGGGGCCGGGGCCGCCAGGCGGGTCGCGAGGTGGGTCACCGGCTGCCGGGGCGGCCGGCGTCCGGGGCGTGCCCGGGCGCGTGCGGGGCGTGCCCGGGCGCGTGCGGGGCCGACGCCACGGCGGCGCGCCCCTCGCCGAACGGCAGGCCGCTCGGCACGAGCCCGGCCTCGGCGGTCCACGCCGCCGGCACCTGGCCCGGGTCCTCGTTCGTGTCGAGGACCTGGTTGTCCGCGTCCACCAGCACGACGTGCGGGCTGTACGTCCGCGCCTCGGCGTCCGACATCGTGCCGTAGGCGATCACGATGACGACGTCCCCCGGGTGCACGAGGTGCGCGGCGGCGCCGTTGACGCACACCTGCCCCGAACCCGCCGCGCCGGCGATCGCGTACGTCGTCAGGCGGGCGCCGTTCGTCACGTCGACGACGTCGACCTGCTGGCCCGGCAGCACGTCGGCCGCCGCGAGCAGGTCCGCGTCCACCGTGATGGAGCCGACGTAGTGCAGGTCCGCCGCCGTGACCGTCGCGCGGTGGATCTTGCCGGTCATCATCGTGCGCTGGAGCGTGGTCACGCGGCACCTCCGGCCGTGCGGACGCCGTCGGCCCCGGGGGCCGCGGCTGAGGTCGGGTCGGTGCCGCCGGCGCCCCCGAGGGCCACCGGCGCGTTGTCGATGAGGCGCGTCGCGCCGATGCGCGCGGCGACCAGCAGCAGCGCGTCGCCGGTCGTGGCGTCGGCGTCGGCGAACGTCGCGGGGTCGACGAGCGCGACGTAGTCGACCGCGTCGTCCGCGGTCAGCGCCGCGTCGAGCGTCGCGCGGGCGGCCGTCCGCACGGCGTCGGGCCCACCGCCGGCCGCCGCCGCACCCGCACGCAGCGCCGCGGACAGCGCCAGCGCACGCGCGCGCTCCGCCGCGGACAGGTAGGCGTTGCGGCTCGACAGGGCCAGCCCGTCGTCCTCGCGGACCGTCGGGTGCGCGACCACCTCGACCGGCACGTCCAGGTCGCGCACCATCCGCCGCACCGCGGCGAGCTGCTGGGCGTCCTTGGCCCCGAACACCGCGACGTCCGGCCGCGTCAGGTGCATCAGCTTGAGCACCACGGTCAGCACGCCGTCCAGGTGGCCGGGGCGGGCCGCGCCCTCGAGCACGTCGCCCACGGCGCCCGCCGCGACCCGCACCACCGGGTCCCCGCCGGGGTAGACGACGTCCACCGTCGGGGCGAGCACGACGTCGCCCGCGCCGAGCAGGCCCTCGCCCGTGAGCCGGCGCAGGTCGCCCTCGAGGTCGCGCGGGTAGCGCGCGAGGTCCTCGGTGGGGCCGAACTGCAGCGGGTTCACGAAGATCGTCACGACCACGGCGTCCGCGAGCTCGCGCGCGCGCCGGACCAGCGCGAGGTGCCCGTCGTGCAGCGCGCCCATCGTCATGACGACGGCACGCAGGTAGGGGCGCCCGCCGTCGGCGTCGTCCGCGGCGAGCGCGGCCTCGTCCTGCGCGTCGAGCGCGCGCTCGAGCGACTCGCGGTCGTGCACCAGCACGGGACTGCCCGTCATGCGTCCTCCTGCGGCGACGTGCCGCCGTCGTCCTGCCCGTCCGGGCCCGGGGACCCGGTTCCGTCGTCAGGGTCCAACGCGGTGGGGCCGGCGTTGATGCCCGCGAGCGCGTCCAGGACCCGCTCGGCCTCCGCCGGGCCCAGGAGGCCCGCCGCGAGCGCCCGCGACGTCGCCGCGCGGGCCAGGGCACCGTACCCGCTGGGCACGTCCACCGCGCCCGTCGCGGCCCCCAGTGCGGCGAGGGTCACAGCGTGCTCGTGCACGGTCCCCGCGTCCCCGCGGCGCACCGGGCCCGTGAGCGCGCCGATCGCGCCGGGCCCGTCCGCGCCGGTGGCGTCCTCGGCGCGCAGCGCCCCGTCGAGGGCGGCGTCGAGCAGCGGGCGCAGCACGCGGCCCGGCTCGGCGACGCCGGCCGCACGCAGCGCCTGCGACGCCTGCGCCACGAGGACGACCAGGTGGTTCGCCGCGTGCGCGAGGCCCGCGTGGTACAGCCCGCGCGCCCCCTCCGCGAGGACGACGGGCTCCCCGCCGACCTCCACGACGAGCGCCTGACCGATCGGCAGCACGGGTGCGGGTGCGGTCACCGCGAACGCGCAGCCGACGAGCCGCGCGAGGTCGAGCGACGTGCCCGTGAACGTCATGGCGGGGTGCAGCGCGAGCGGGATGACCCCCGCGGCGCGCGCGGGCGCGAGCACGTCCACCCCGAAGCGCCCCGACGTGTGCACGACGATCTGCCCCGCCTGCCAGCGGCCCGTCTCCGCGAGCCCCCGGACGAGCCCCGGCAGGACGTCGTCCGGGACGGCCAGCAGCACGAGCTCGCTGCGCCGGACGACCTCCGGCACGTCGACGACCGGTACCCCCGGCAACAGCGTGGCGGCCCGCTCGCGGGACTCCTGGGACACCGCGCTGACCGCGACCACGGGGTGCCCGGCGCCGCGCAGCGCGTTGCCGAGCACCGCGCCCACGCGGCCCGCCCCGACCACGCCGACCCCGAGGCGCCCGGGGCGGGCGGCGGGGTCGGCGCTCACCGCGGGTCCCCGGGCCCGGCCGGACCGTCCCCCGGCAGTGCGGGGCCGTCCCCCGGCAGCGCCGGCCCGTCCCCGGCCCCGACGCGCGCGCCGACGCCCAGCGACGCAGGCGCGTGCGGCGCCTCCGCCGCCCGCATCCACAGCTCCGGGCCCGCGACGGCCCGCGCCTGGCGCGCACGCTCCGCCTGCTCGCCCAGCAGGGCGCCCGCGACCGCGCCGTCGAGGTGCGCGACCTGCGGGCTGACCGGCCCGGGCGTCGAGTGCGCCACGAACGTCGCCACGCCGAGCCGGCGCTGCACCGGCCCCTGCGTGACCGCGAGGCTCTGCGTGCGCTCGTGCGGCACGACGACGACCGTCCGCCACCAGCGGCCCGAGCGCATGATCAGCGCGGTGCGCGTCACCAGCACGCCGTGCCGGCGCCAGCCGAGGGGGTCGAGCC is a genomic window containing:
- the panD gene encoding aspartate 1-decarboxylase produces the protein MTTLQRTMMTGKIHRATVTAADLHYVGSITVDADLLAAADVLPGQQVDVVDVTNGARLTTYAIAGAAGSGQVCVNGAAAHLVHPGDVVIVIAYGTMSDAEARTYSPHVVLVDADNQVLDTNEDPGQVPAAWTAEAGLVPSGLPFGEGRAAVASAPHAPGHAPHAPGHAPDAGRPGSR
- a CDS encoding Rossmann-like and DUF2520 domain-containing protein, with the translated sequence MSADPAARPGRLGVGVVGAGRVGAVLGNALRGAGHPVVAVSAVSQESRERAATLLPGVPVVDVPEVVRRSELVLLAVPDDVLPGLVRGLAETGRWQAGQIVVHTSGRFGVDVLAPARAAGVIPLALHPAMTFTGTSLDLARLVGCAFAVTAPAPVLPIGQALVVEVGGEPVVLAEGARGLYHAGLAHAANHLVVLVAQASQALRAAGVAEPGRVLRPLLDAALDGALRAEDATGADGPGAIGALTGPVRRGDAGTVHEHAVTLAALGAATGAVDVPSGYGALARAATSRALAAGLLGPAEAERVLDALAGINAGPTALDPDDGTGSPGPDGQDDGGTSPQEDA
- the panC gene encoding pantoate--beta-alanine ligase; its protein translation is MTGSPVLVHDRESLERALDAQDEAALAADDADGGRPYLRAVVMTMGALHDGHLALVRRARELADAVVVTIFVNPLQFGPTEDLARYPRDLEGDLRRLTGEGLLGAGDVVLAPTVDVVYPGGDPVVRVAAGAVGDVLEGAARPGHLDGVLTVVLKLMHLTRPDVAVFGAKDAQQLAAVRRMVRDLDVPVEVVAHPTVREDDGLALSSRNAYLSAAERARALALSAALRAGAAAAGGGPDAVRTAARATLDAALTADDAVDYVALVDPATFADADATTGDALLLVAARIGATRLIDNAPVALGGAGGTDPTSAAAPGADGVRTAGGAA
- a CDS encoding L-aspartate oxidase; this encodes MTHLATRLAAPAPGWTVHADAVVVGSGVAGLTAALELRTRVRRVLLVTKDVLSSGSTVWAQGGIAAALDPGDSPAAHLHDTLVAGAGLCDPRAVEVLVTEGPARVHELVARGAVFDTGPDGAISLTREGGHLTDRIAHAGGDATGAEISRALVAQIVAVRDDPGIEVVEHALVLDVLTGEPGPDGAPGPVRGVTLHVIGEGSRDGVGAALAPAVVLATGGIGQVFRSSTNPALATGDGIAAALRAGARLADLEFVQFHPTVLWLGSGVKGQLTLVSEAVRGEGAYLLDTDGFRFMPDEHPLAELAPRDVVAHAIVRRTAATGTDHVWLDARHLGPDFLRGRFPTIHARLLEHGIDLTTDLVPVAPAQHYHSGGVVTDLDGRASVPGLYAVGEVACTGVHGANRLASNSLLEGLVFAHRAARDVVARLEGGFLTDGDPVERPGDAALVAAAARSRVQRAATDGPGVLRSGDGLRRAVDALAAVPTDAHRRHDDGRALAAPQTAEWETTNVHQVATVLTQAALAREESRGGHARTDFPASSDDWRVRVEVALGPGGAVGVTRAPVRPA